The stretch of DNA GGATACGGGAATCCGCAGCCGATAGTCCGGAAAGTCTGCAAATCATCCGCAGATTTTCTTCTCCGGTCAACACATCATCTACGGCTGCGAACTGCCCGGTAAGGGTGATGGAACGCTTTACTTCATTTCTTTCGGCGGCGACGTCGAATCCTGCAACCCGCGCTGTTCCCTCATCGGGGGCGACAAGCGTGGACAGGATATGGATGAGCGTTGTTTTACCGGCGCCGTTCGGACCGAGCAGCGCAAATACGGTGCCTGCATGCACCGAGAGGTTGATACCGTGAAGCACTGTGTGGTCCCCGAATGTTTTGCGCAGATTCTGAATCTCAATAGCCAAAGGTTTCATGGACGCATCTCCTTACTGTTTATACTATAAACTGATTTTATAATAAACAGTATATTATATACACAGTTAATTGGCAATACTGTGTGGACGATTTATGTCTGGACGATTTATATGAAGAGGGGCCGGCGCAGCTTATCCATGTATAAAAAGGGTAAATGTGAAGTATACCGTTAGAATGAATATGACGAGGTTCCAAAAAAGGAGATGCTGAAATGATTGTTACTTTGACGGTTAACCCGAGCGTAGACGCCAGCACCGGAATCCATCAGGTCGTTCCCGACCATAAACTCCGCTGCCGTGAAGCGACGTATAAACCCGGAGGCGGCGGAGTTAACGTCTCCAGAGCAATCCACAGATTGGGCGGAGAGGCTCTGGCTCTGTATACGTCGGGAGGACTGCACGGACAGCTTATTCATCAAATGCTAGAACAAGAAGGCGTCGGCCATCAGTCGATTCCGATTCAAGGACAAACGAGGGAGAATTTAATTGTTCTGGAAGAGTCGACCGGGCAGCAGTTTCGGTTCGATATGCCGGGTCCGACATTCAATGAGGAAGACCGGCAGCGGTGTCTCGATCAATTAAATAAGTTAGCGGCCAAACCGGATTATCTTGTCCTGAGCGGCAGTCTGCCCCCCGGATGTCCGGCAGATTTCTATGCCCGGATCATCAAGTCCGTTAAGGATTGGAATTGCCGGGTAATCGTAGATACATCTGGAGAAGCTCTTCAACTGGCAGCCGATGCGGGCGTGTATCTACTAAAGCCCAATGCGCGCGAGCTTGAAGAATTGACCGGAATGACGTTAACAAGTGACGAGGAATTGAAGGCGGCGGCGACGAGGCTCATCGCGGAAGGCCGGACCGAAGCGGTCATCGTCTCGCTGGGAGCAAAAGGGGCTTTTATGATTTCCAAAGAAGGAACCGAGCATATTTCCGCTCCCAAGGTTCCCGTTGCCAGCGTTGTGGGCGCGGGCGACAGTCTTGTAGCCGGAGTCGTCTACCGGTTGGAGCAGGGAGGATCTTTGGCGGAAGCCGTCCGCTTCGGAATCGCCGCCGGAGCGGCTGCCGTCATGAATCCCGAGAGGGAGCTGTGCAAACGGGAGGATACCGAAAGGCTGTTTAAGAGTATGACGCAGGATTAGCAGCTCCCTTTCAGGCGAATGGGAGCCGAGAGTGATGAATGGGCTGCACCATCATCCCAAGCAGGAGCGCGCATGAACGGGAAAACTTCCCTTTTATTTTTGGAAAAAAGGGCATCGCAGACAATAAGCGGGAAAAGCTCCGGCTTATGTCTGCGATTTTTTAGTTTTCGGCAAAAATGCCTGATTTAAGAGGAGGAATTCCCTTCTAAGCTTGGCATAGGCCCTTTTTGATAAAATAAGATGGAGGAATTCCGTTTCATTGAAGGTCGAGCCGGGTGAGTCGTGTACCCGCTGCACGACCTTTTTAATATGAGAAAAAATAAAAACGTAGCTTTCCCCCAGTATTGAGAAGCCACTTACGGGACAGCTTCTTCATGTTTTCATTCCGTTAACTCTTTTTTGAAAGTTTTACCTAATCCTGTGTTTTCTAGGGTTTTCGTTTTACATCTACGCCTTACACTGGCAGAGGGTTGTATAAGAGATGACTTTTAACATTCAAGGAGGCATTCGCCATGAGCGAGCTTGATAATCGTTGGAGTCTTCCTGCCGGAGCAAGCAGAGCTTCAGCGCGAAGAGGCCTGCGTACAGTTTCGTTAAAGAAGCTGAAAGTACGGGAAAATATGCTTGCGTATGCTTTTCTCGCACCTTCTCTGCTGCTGTTCGGAGTATTCATGTTCTATCCTCTGCTGCGGTCGGTTTACCTCAGTCTGTACAGCACGGACCCGGCTGGAAGAGTGGCCTCATTTGTGGGACCCGAGAATTTTACGGGATTGTTTACCTCCGGGCTGTTCTTGGATGGCATTCGAGTCACTGCGCTGTTCGCACTCCTTACGGTTCCGGCAGGGATGCTGATCGCTCTCGTGCTTGCGGCTCTTACTCATAATCTTCTGAGGGGCCAACGGCTGTTTCAATTCGCATTTTCGCTTCCGATGGTGCTTTCCGTCGGTTCCGCGGCCGTCATCTGGAAGTTTCTGTTTCATCCGTCGCTTGGCATGCTGAACTACGGTCTGGAGCTGGCCGGTTTTGCACCGGTTCCTTGGCTGACCAGCCCGAAGTGGGCGCTGCTCTCCGTCTCGCTCATGACCGTCTGGATGAATCTTGGCTTCAATTACATTGTTATCTCAAGCGGAATGCAGGGCATTCCGGATGACATGTATGAGAGCGCCAAGATCGATGGTGCGGGTCCGGTGGCGATGTTCCGCAAGATTACGATTCCGCTTCTGTCTCCGACTCTGTTCTTCGTTCTGGTCGTATCAATCATAAGCGCCTTTCAATCATTCGGACAGATTAATATTTTGACTCAGGGCGGTCCGATGGACAGTACCAACGTCTTTGTCTATTCCATCTACCGGGAGGCCTTCGTTAATTTCCGGTTCGGAACCGGCAGCGCGCAGGCGCTGTTACTGTTTCTTGTCATCATGCTCCTTACCTTGATTCAATTCAAATGGGTGGAAAGGAAGGTGCACTATCAATGAAAAAGCATATTGCTGGACAAGCCGCGGTCTATCTCATCCTTATCGTGGCTGCCATATTCGCGCTGTATCCGGTTGTGTACAGCTTCTTTCTGTCCGTGATGAAGCCGGAGGAAGCGAGTGCTTTTCCGCCGTCAATCATTCCGCATTCGTTCAATCCGGCAAATTTCATCGACGTATTCGGAATCGTGCCGATAGCGGCCTTCATCGGAAATACGTTTCTCGTATCGGGCATCGTTATGGTCGGCCAGCTCATTACAGCAAGCCTTGCGGCTTACGCATTTGCCAAAATGGACTTCAAAGGCAAGGGCTTCATTTTCAGCCTGTTTGTCGCTTCGATGATGGTTCCCTGGGAAGTGACAATGATCCCGAATTATTTGACGGTCCGCAGCCTGAACTGGCTCGATACCTATCAGGGCCTGACGGTTCCTTTTCTGGCGACGGCGTTCGGCACCTTCCTGCTGCGCCAGTTCTTCCTCCAACTGCCGAAGGAGCTGTTCGAAGCGGCGAGGATGGATGGCTGCGGGCATATCCGCTATTTTCTGCTGCATGTGCTGCCGCTGTCCCGGCCTGCAATCGGGACCTTGGCCGTCTATTCCTTTTTAAATACGTATAACTCCTATCTGTGGCCGCTGCTGATTACGAACAGTGAAATGATGCGGACGGTGCAGATCGGCATTTCCATGCTGGAATTTCAAGAATCGACGTCGTGGAATCTGGTGTTTGCCGGAATTACGCTCGTTATTTTGCCTTCACTGCTGCTACTTGTATTCGGGCTGAAGCAGCTGGTGCGGGGCATGGCGGCGGGAGCGCTGAAGGGCTAGAAGTCACGGGCCAATGGAAGAAATCAGCTGCTTGATG from Paenibacillus sophorae encodes:
- a CDS encoding 1-phosphofructokinase family hexose kinase, with amino-acid sequence MIVTLTVNPSVDASTGIHQVVPDHKLRCREATYKPGGGGVNVSRAIHRLGGEALALYTSGGLHGQLIHQMLEQEGVGHQSIPIQGQTRENLIVLEESTGQQFRFDMPGPTFNEEDRQRCLDQLNKLAAKPDYLVLSGSLPPGCPADFYARIIKSVKDWNCRVIVDTSGEALQLAADAGVYLLKPNARELEELTGMTLTSDEELKAAATRLIAEGRTEAVIVSLGAKGAFMISKEGTEHISAPKVPVASVVGAGDSLVAGVVYRLEQGGSLAEAVRFGIAAGAAAVMNPERELCKREDTERLFKSMTQD
- a CDS encoding carbohydrate ABC transporter permease, translating into MLAYAFLAPSLLLFGVFMFYPLLRSVYLSLYSTDPAGRVASFVGPENFTGLFTSGLFLDGIRVTALFALLTVPAGMLIALVLAALTHNLLRGQRLFQFAFSLPMVLSVGSAAVIWKFLFHPSLGMLNYGLELAGFAPVPWLTSPKWALLSVSLMTVWMNLGFNYIVISSGMQGIPDDMYESAKIDGAGPVAMFRKITIPLLSPTLFFVLVVSIISAFQSFGQINILTQGGPMDSTNVFVYSIYREAFVNFRFGTGSAQALLLFLVIMLLTLIQFKWVERKVHYQ
- a CDS encoding carbohydrate ABC transporter permease, which translates into the protein MKKHIAGQAAVYLILIVAAIFALYPVVYSFFLSVMKPEEASAFPPSIIPHSFNPANFIDVFGIVPIAAFIGNTFLVSGIVMVGQLITASLAAYAFAKMDFKGKGFIFSLFVASMMVPWEVTMIPNYLTVRSLNWLDTYQGLTVPFLATAFGTFLLRQFFLQLPKELFEAARMDGCGHIRYFLLHVLPLSRPAIGTLAVYSFLNTYNSYLWPLLITNSEMMRTVQIGISMLEFQESTSWNLVFAGITLVILPSLLLLVFGLKQLVRGMAAGALKG